The genome window TCGAATTCAGAAGTTAGCTCAGTTGCAATTAGATTTGCTTGTTCCTTTGTAGCTGCAATTCCCAAAAATAAATAGTATTGTGCATCCTTTTCCCAAATGATTGCGTCAAGCCCTGCGTCCGCAAAACTTTTTACCCATTCATTGGCATTAGCTTTATTTGCAAATACGCCAGCTTGTAAAACAAATGCATCTATAGGTGTAAGAGAGTGTGCTGATGTAGGCAAATTCTGATTATCCGACTGATTAATTTGTGTTGTCGCTAGACCAGGTTGTGCCCCTTGATTGCCATCTACATTAACGAATATTTGAAACATCACATAGCTTAAAACTGAACCAATTACAATTGCAGAGCCAATTGCTATTAGCAGAACTCTTAGCGAACGAAATCGTCCATCTTGTTTCTTTGATTGTTTGATATTTGTTTGCTTTGGTCTAGCAATTGCTGGGATTTCTTGATCGTTATTATCCGCTTCTTGAACTGTTGCTGCTTGCTCACTTTGATAAAGATTATCATTCGCTGTTTTTTTTGTTGATTGGTGCTTTTGCCGATCCATCACTTTTCCATTTTGTTTGATGATTACTTGTTTTTTCTTGGCCACACTTTTCCCCCGCTTTGCTAGAGTGTTTAGTTCAACTCTAGCACATAAACTATTAGAAGTAAGACGAACGATGTCTAATGGTTTAAGAAATAATGTGACATAAAGTTTGTTCTTTCGAGTTAACTTTATGAAAATGGCGGAAATTCAGGATGAATTTCCGCCATTTTATTAACCTTTTAATTCCTCTAATCTTGCTTTAACTTTTGCTTGTTTATCAAGATAATCTTGTTCTTTTCGTTTTTCTTCATCGACAACAGCTTGTGGTGCCTTGCTAACAAAGCCTTGGTTGCCAAGCTTCTTCTGAACACGTTCCACTTCTTTTGTCCATTTCTCTAATTCTTTTTCCAATCGTTCCATTTCTTTGTCAAAATCAATTAATCCTTCCAGTGGCAGGAATAGTTCTGCACCTGTTACAACTGCTGACATCGCTTTTTCTGGTACAGCCATTTTAGTAGCAATCGTTAATTCACTAGGATTACAGAAGCGTTCCAAATATTCTCGCTCTTGCTCCAGCTCCTCCACTACTGCATCATCCTTTGCCTGGATTAGTAAGCTTATTTGTTTCGACATCGGTGTATCTACCTCTGCACGAATGTTACGTACAGACTTGATAATCGCAACTAAACGTTTCATTTCCTTTGCAGCTGTATCATCATGGAATTCGCTGCGTACTTCCGGCCATTTCGCTACAGTTATCGAATCCCCTTTGTGTGGTAATTGCTGCCAGATTTCTTCCGTAATAAATGGCATGTATGGATGTAACATACGCATCGTTTGATCGAGTACGTGGGCTAGTACGGAGCGTGTTGTCTTCTTCTTCGCTTCATCATCGCCATATAACGGAAGCTTCGCCATTTCGATATACCAATCGCATAACTCATCCCAAATAAAGTTGTATAGATGACGACCAGCTTCACCAAATTCATATTTATCGGTATTTTTCGTTACATGTTCAATCGTTTCGTTTAGTCTGGTTAAGATCCATTTGTCTGCTAGTGACAACTCACCAGTAAGATCAATGTCCTCGTACGCAAAGCCTTCCATGTTCATCAAAGAGAAACGGGAAGCATTCCATACTTTATTGGCAAAATTCCAAGTTGACTCTACTTTTTCCCAGTAGAAACGTAAATCCTGCCCAGGAGTTGATCCAGTTAGTAAGAAATAGCGAAGTGAATCTGCACCATACTTATCGATTACATCCATTGGATCGACACCATTTCCAAGTGATTTACTCATTTTTCGTCCTTGTTCATCTCGGATAAGTCCGTGAATAAGAACATCCTTGAATGGTCGTTCTCCAGTAAATTCTTTTGATTGGAAAATCATTCGAGCAACCCAGAAGAAAATAATATCGTATCCAGTGACAAGTACATCCGTTGGGAAATATCGTTTAAAATCTTCTGCTTCCGTGTCAGGCCATCCCATCGTTGAAAACGGCCATAATGCAGAGGAGAACCATGTATCAAGTACATCTTCATCCTGCTTCCAGTTTTCGATATCCTGTGGTGCTTCCTTGCCAACATATACTTCGCCAGTTTCTTTATGATACCAAGCTGGGATACGGTGTCCCCACCATAACTGACGAGAAATACACCAATCACGGATATTTTCCATCCAGCCTAAATACGTATTTTCAAAACGCTCTGGGACAAAGTTTACTTTGTTTTCACTTTTTTGCAATTCAATTACTTCATCTGCGAGTGGCTGCATTTTTACGAACCATTGGGTTGATAAATATGGTTCTACAACTGCGCCGCTTCGTTCAGAATGACCAACTTGATGGATTCGTTCCTCAATATTAAAGAGAACACCCATCTCTTGAAGATCTTCAACGATTTGTTTACGGCACTCAAAACGGTCAAGCCCTTGATATTTCCCTGCATTTTCATTCATTGACCCATCTTCATTCATAACAAGTATTCGTTCTAAATTATGACGATTTCCTACTTCAAAGTCATTTGGATCATGTGCTGGCGTAATTTTAACCGCTCCTGAACCTAGTTCCATATCAACATATTCATCGGCAACGATTTGGATCTCCCGACCAACAATCGGTAAAATTACTGTTTTCCCGATTAAATGCTGGTAGCGCTCGTCTTTCGGATGGACAGCAACTGCTGTGTCACCAAGCATTGTTTCTGGACGTGTTGTTGCGATTTCAATTGTTTCATCACTATCCTTAATCGGATAGTTCATATGATAAAACTTACCATGAACCTCTTCATAGATTACTTCAATATCAGAAAGTGCAGTTTGCGTTTGCGGATCCCAGTTAATAATATACTCTCCGCGGTAGATTAGCTCTTTTTCATACAGCTTCACAAATACTTCTTTAACCGCTTCTGACAATCCTTCGTCCAGTGTGAAACGTTCACGGGAGTAATCGAGTCCAAGCCCCATCTTTTCCCATTGGGAGCGAATGAAATCTGCATATTCTTCCTTCCATTCCCATGCAGTATCAAGGAATTTCTCACGGCCTAATTCATAGCGATTTGTGCCTTGTTCTTTTAATTTTGCTTCTACTTTTGCCTGGGTTGCAATACCCGCGTGGTCCATTCCAGGTAACCACAGGACATCA of Oceanobacillus zhaokaii contains these proteins:
- a CDS encoding SPOR domain-containing protein, whose product is MAKKKQVIIKQNGKVMDRQKHQSTKKTANDNLYQSEQAATVQEADNNDQEIPAIARPKQTNIKQSKKQDGRFRSLRVLLIAIGSAIVIGSVLSYVMFQIFVNVDGNQGAQPGLATTQINQSDNQNLPTSAHSLTPIDAFVLQAGVFANKANANEWVKSFADAGLDAIIWEKDAQYYLFLGIAATKEQANLIATELTSEFDIFIKEWSTAEGEIELTDAEYQFVQQFAEDFQTALPVLSEPAATLPENLFAEPSKQTITNSEKLGPITTEISKIADLTGTEANLSLLRLMSQYDQLFK
- a CDS encoding valine--tRNA ligase, whose protein sequence is MSEQEKKSLPSKYNPQEVEKGRYQFWLEGKYFEATGDPEKEPYSIVIPPPNVTGKLHLGHAWDTTMQDTISRMKRMQGYDVLWLPGMDHAGIATQAKVEAKLKEQGTNRYELGREKFLDTAWEWKEEYADFIRSQWEKMGLGLDYSRERFTLDEGLSEAVKEVFVKLYEKELIYRGEYIINWDPQTQTALSDIEVIYEEVHGKFYHMNYPIKDSDETIEIATTRPETMLGDTAVAVHPKDERYQHLIGKTVILPIVGREIQIVADEYVDMELGSGAVKITPAHDPNDFEVGNRHNLERILVMNEDGSMNENAGKYQGLDRFECRKQIVEDLQEMGVLFNIEERIHQVGHSERSGAVVEPYLSTQWFVKMQPLADEVIELQKSENKVNFVPERFENTYLGWMENIRDWCISRQLWWGHRIPAWYHKETGEVYVGKEAPQDIENWKQDEDVLDTWFSSALWPFSTMGWPDTEAEDFKRYFPTDVLVTGYDIIFFWVARMIFQSKEFTGERPFKDVLIHGLIRDEQGRKMSKSLGNGVDPMDVIDKYGADSLRYFLLTGSTPGQDLRFYWEKVESTWNFANKVWNASRFSLMNMEGFAYEDIDLTGELSLADKWILTRLNETIEHVTKNTDKYEFGEAGRHLYNFIWDELCDWYIEMAKLPLYGDDEAKKKTTRSVLAHVLDQTMRMLHPYMPFITEEIWQQLPHKGDSITVAKWPEVRSEFHDDTAAKEMKRLVAIIKSVRNIRAEVDTPMSKQISLLIQAKDDAVVEELEQEREYLERFCNPSELTIATKMAVPEKAMSAVVTGAELFLPLEGLIDFDKEMERLEKELEKWTKEVERVQKKLGNQGFVSKAPQAVVDEEKRKEQDYLDKQAKVKARLEELKG